A portion of the Cellulophaga algicola DSM 14237 genome contains these proteins:
- a CDS encoding DegT/DnrJ/EryC1/StrS family aminotransferase, producing the protein MRKIQMVDLNGQYEAIKEQVNASFTTILETSAFINGPEVHSFQKELEDYLGVKHVIPCANGTDALQIAMMGLGLQPGDEVITADFTFAATVEVIALLQLTPVLVDVLPDTFNIDPAAIERAITSKTKAIVPVHLFGQCANMDVILEIAEKHNLFVIEDNAQAIGATYTSKNGEKQKAGAIGHVAATSFFPSKNLGAYGDGGAIFTNDDKLAHTLRGIVNHGMYERYHHDVVGVNSRLDSLQAAVLRAKLPLLNEYNAKRRDSARKYNAAFENIAGILIPVTVNNCVGICDTCDCHVFHQYTLKITNGKRDALVKHLAEKGIPCGVYYPIPLHKQKAYVDDRYNDADFPVTNQLVKEVISLPMHTELDEEQINFITETIIGFVTA; encoded by the coding sequence ATGCGAAAAATTCAAATGGTTGATCTTAACGGTCAATACGAAGCCATCAAAGAACAGGTAAATGCTTCATTTACAACAATTTTAGAAACTTCAGCTTTTATAAATGGACCTGAAGTACATAGTTTTCAAAAAGAATTAGAAGATTATTTAGGCGTTAAACATGTTATTCCTTGTGCCAATGGAACTGATGCTTTACAAATAGCTATGATGGGTCTTGGTTTGCAACCTGGAGATGAGGTAATCACGGCAGACTTTACTTTTGCAGCTACCGTTGAGGTGATTGCATTATTACAATTAACACCAGTTTTGGTAGATGTGTTGCCAGATACTTTTAATATTGACCCTGCTGCAATTGAACGGGCAATTACTTCAAAAACGAAGGCAATAGTTCCTGTACATCTTTTTGGTCAATGTGCAAACATGGATGTGATATTAGAAATTGCAGAAAAACATAATCTATTTGTTATCGAAGATAACGCTCAAGCAATTGGAGCAACGTATACTTCAAAAAATGGAGAGAAACAAAAAGCAGGCGCTATAGGTCATGTGGCAGCGACTTCTTTTTTTCCGTCTAAAAACTTAGGGGCATACGGAGATGGGGGTGCTATTTTTACGAATGATGATAAATTAGCACATACTTTAAGAGGAATAGTAAACCACGGAATGTACGAACGTTATCATCATGATGTGGTAGGGGTAAATTCTAGATTAGATAGTTTGCAAGCTGCAGTTTTGCGAGCTAAACTTCCCTTATTAAATGAGTATAATGCAAAGAGAAGAGATAGTGCTCGTAAGTATAATGCAGCTTTTGAAAATATAGCAGGTATTCTTATTCCTGTAACTGTTAATAATTGTGTAGGTATATGTGATACGTGTGATTGTCATGTTTTTCATCAGTATACTCTAAAAATTACAAATGGTAAGCGAGATGCTTTAGTTAAACATTTAGCAGAAAAAGGAATCCCTTGTGGAGTGTATTATCCAATTCCTTTACACAAACAAAAAGCATATGTAGACGATCGCTATAATGATGCTGACTTCCCTGTTACCAATCAATTGGTTAAAGAAGTTATCTCATTGCCAATGCATACAGAATTAGATGAAGAGCAGATAAACTTTATTACGGAGACTATTATCGGTTTTGTTACAGCATAA
- the galE gene encoding UDP-glucose 4-epimerase GalE, translating to MKILVTGGLGFIGSHTVVELQNKGFEVIIIDDLSNSSEKVLDGIVAITGKKPLFEKIDLKEKSKVEDFFKRHADVQGVIHFAASKAVGESVEKPLLYYENNIGTLVYLLKELAKKDKASFIFSSSCTVYGQADKMPITEDAPVKTAESPYGNTKQMGEEIITDTCKVVPSLNAIALRYFNPMGAHPSTEIGELPIGVPQNLVPFITQTGMGLRDQLSVFGDDYPTSDGTCVRDYIHVVDLAKAHVVALERLLEAKNKENYEVFNLGTGTGSTVLEVIKSFEKVSGKKLNYKIVPRRTGDITEAYANTEKANNELGWKAESTLDEAMKSAWDWEQKVRA from the coding sequence ATGAAAATACTTGTTACCGGAGGATTGGGTTTTATTGGCTCTCATACCGTTGTAGAATTACAAAACAAAGGATTTGAAGTGATTATCATTGATGATTTATCTAATTCATCAGAAAAAGTACTTGATGGTATTGTTGCTATAACAGGTAAAAAACCCTTATTTGAAAAAATAGATTTAAAGGAAAAATCAAAAGTTGAAGATTTTTTTAAGAGGCATGCAGATGTGCAAGGAGTCATTCATTTTGCGGCCTCTAAAGCTGTGGGAGAAAGTGTTGAGAAACCGTTACTATACTACGAGAACAATATAGGTACCTTGGTTTATCTTCTTAAGGAGTTGGCAAAGAAAGATAAAGCTAGTTTTATCTTTAGTTCTTCTTGTACAGTTTATGGGCAAGCAGATAAAATGCCAATAACAGAAGATGCGCCCGTGAAAACAGCAGAATCTCCTTATGGGAATACTAAACAAATGGGTGAAGAAATTATTACAGATACTTGTAAAGTTGTACCCTCGTTAAATGCAATTGCTTTACGATATTTTAATCCTATGGGTGCACACCCAAGTACAGAAATAGGTGAGTTGCCTATAGGAGTGCCTCAGAATTTGGTCCCTTTTATTACACAGACGGGAATGGGTTTACGTGATCAGTTGTCTGTGTTTGGAGATGATTATCCTACGTCAGATGGTACTTGTGTTCGTGATTATATTCATGTGGTAGATTTGGCAAAGGCGCATGTTGTTGCTTTAGAAAGACTTCTTGAAGCTAAAAACAAAGAGAATTACGAAGTTTTTAATTTAGGAACAGGAACGGGAAGTACGGTTCTTGAAGTGATTAAAAGTTTTGAGAAGGTATCAGGAAAGAAATTGAATTATAAAATTGTACCACGCAGAACAGGTGATATTACAGAGGCCTATGCAAATACAGAAAAAGCGAATAATGAATTAGGTTGGAAAGCAGAATCTACTTTAGATGAAGCTATGAAATCTGCTTGGGATTGGGAGCAAAAGGTTAGAGCTTAG
- a CDS encoding 2-oxoglutarate dehydrogenase E1 component, which translates to MDKYSFLNAAHTSFFAELYDKYLINPDSVEPSWRAFFQGFDFGQESLLDELDLPVTPNNVAAPSGTSEMPQSLQKEFQVIRLIDGYRSRGHLFTKTNPVRERRKYEPTLAIENFGLSSEDLNTVFTAGEILGIGPNTLTEIISHLTNIYCDAIGVEYMYIRSPERIKWIQDWLNVNDNHPNYDAEQKKKILRKLNQAVSFESFLHTKYVGQKRFSLEGNESLIPALDAIVERAAVMGVEQFVMGMAHRGRLNVLTNIFGKAAKDIFSEFDGKDYEQVIFDGDVKYHLGWTSERMSDNGNKIKMNIAPNPSHLETVGAVVEGITRAKQDTHYKEDFSKVLPIVVHGDAAIAGQGLVYEVIQMANLDGYKTGGTIHMVVNNQIGFTTNYLDARSSTYCTDVGKVTLSPVLHVNADDAEAVVHASLFALEYRMRYKRDVFLDLLGYRKYGHNEGDEPRFTQPKLYKAIAKHESPRDIYAAKLIAEGIIDENYIGKLEQEYKDSLETELEDSRKEDKTVITPFMADEWKGFVRVQEDEMVKPIDTSYPQDKLTQIANSLTSLPKGKKFLRKVDKLIEDRRKMFFENDKLDWAMGELLAYGSLLQEGFGVRMSGQDVERGTFSHRHAVVKVEDSEEEVVPLNLIEGKKGDFHIFNSHLSEYGVVGFDYGYAMASPNTLTIWEAQFGDFSNGAQIMIDQYISAAEDKWKLQNGLVMLLPHGYEGQGAEHSSARMERFLQLCASDNMFIADVTTPANMFHLLRRQMKANFRKPLVVFTPKSLLRHPKAVSTVDEFANGGFQEVIDDSAADVKKVKTLVFCTGKFYYDLLAAREENAREDVALVRVEQLFPLPASKMKALMKKYTKADDVVWAQEEPRNMGAWSFIMMHFSEASKVRVASRRFYASPAAGSAVRSKRRHQEVIDYVFDKTKDNMIRK; encoded by the coding sequence ATGGATAAATATTCCTTTTTAAACGCTGCGCATACTTCGTTTTTTGCAGAGTTATATGACAAGTATTTAATTAATCCAGATAGTGTTGAGCCTAGTTGGCGCGCATTTTTTCAAGGATTTGATTTTGGCCAAGAGAGTCTTTTAGATGAACTTGACTTGCCAGTAACACCAAATAATGTTGCTGCACCATCTGGCACTTCAGAAATGCCACAATCACTACAAAAAGAATTTCAGGTTATTCGATTAATTGACGGGTATAGATCTCGTGGACATTTGTTTACAAAAACAAACCCTGTTCGTGAGCGAAGAAAATACGAGCCAACGTTAGCTATTGAAAATTTTGGCTTATCCTCAGAAGATTTAAATACGGTGTTTACCGCAGGAGAAATTTTAGGCATAGGTCCAAATACCTTAACGGAGATAATTTCGCACTTAACCAATATCTATTGTGATGCAATAGGGGTTGAGTACATGTATATCAGAAGTCCTGAGCGAATTAAGTGGATTCAAGATTGGCTAAATGTCAATGATAACCATCCTAATTATGATGCAGAACAAAAGAAAAAAATTCTTAGAAAACTAAATCAGGCAGTTTCTTTTGAAAGCTTTTTGCATACAAAATATGTAGGTCAAAAACGTTTTTCTTTAGAAGGTAATGAGTCGCTAATACCTGCTTTAGATGCTATTGTGGAACGCGCTGCAGTAATGGGTGTTGAGCAGTTTGTTATGGGTATGGCGCATAGGGGTAGACTAAATGTGCTTACCAATATTTTTGGTAAAGCCGCTAAAGATATCTTTAGCGAATTTGACGGTAAAGATTACGAGCAAGTAATTTTTGATGGTGATGTTAAATATCACTTGGGTTGGACTTCTGAAAGGATGTCTGATAATGGGAATAAAATAAAAATGAACATTGCGCCTAATCCATCTCACTTAGAGACTGTTGGTGCAGTTGTAGAAGGTATAACAAGAGCAAAACAAGATACACATTACAAAGAGGACTTCTCTAAAGTGTTACCAATTGTTGTGCATGGTGATGCAGCCATTGCAGGGCAAGGTTTGGTGTATGAAGTTATCCAGATGGCTAATCTTGATGGTTATAAAACTGGTGGTACAATCCATATGGTGGTAAATAACCAAATAGGTTTTACAACAAATTACCTGGATGCTCGTAGTTCTACTTATTGTACAGATGTAGGTAAAGTAACTTTGAGTCCAGTTTTACATGTTAATGCTGATGATGCAGAAGCTGTTGTTCATGCTTCTTTATTCGCTTTAGAATACAGAATGCGTTATAAGCGAGATGTTTTTCTTGATTTATTAGGGTACCGAAAATATGGGCATAATGAAGGTGATGAGCCTCGTTTTACGCAACCTAAATTATACAAAGCGATAGCCAAACATGAAAGTCCAAGAGATATTTATGCAGCAAAGCTTATTGCAGAAGGTATTATCGATGAAAATTACATTGGTAAATTAGAGCAAGAATATAAAGATTCTTTAGAAACAGAATTAGAAGATTCTCGTAAAGAAGATAAGACCGTAATCACGCCATTTATGGCAGATGAATGGAAAGGTTTTGTTCGTGTTCAAGAAGATGAGATGGTAAAGCCAATTGATACTTCTTATCCGCAAGATAAACTTACGCAAATAGCTAATTCTCTTACGAGTCTACCAAAAGGTAAAAAGTTTTTACGTAAAGTAGATAAGCTTATTGAGGATCGAAGAAAAATGTTCTTTGAGAATGATAAGTTAGATTGGGCTATGGGAGAACTGTTAGCATACGGATCTTTATTGCAAGAAGGTTTTGGCGTTAGAATGTCTGGTCAAGATGTAGAAAGAGGTACTTTTTCTCACCGTCATGCAGTTGTAAAAGTTGAGGATAGTGAAGAGGAAGTTGTTCCTTTAAATTTAATAGAAGGTAAAAAGGGCGATTTCCATATATTTAATTCACACCTTTCAGAATATGGGGTGGTAGGTTTTGATTATGGTTATGCCATGGCTAGCCCTAATACACTTACTATTTGGGAAGCGCAATTTGGAGATTTCAGCAATGGAGCTCAAATTATGATTGACCAATATATTTCTGCAGCAGAAGACAAGTGGAAATTACAAAACGGTTTGGTAATGTTACTGCCACACGGTTATGAAGGTCAGGGTGCAGAACATTCTTCTGCACGTATGGAGCGTTTTTTACAACTTTGCGCAAGTGATAATATGTTTATAGCAGATGTTACAACGCCAGCAAATATGTTTCACCTATTACGTAGACAGATGAAGGCGAATTTTAGAAAGCCTTTGGTTGTATTTACGCCAAAAAGTTTATTGCGTCATCCAAAAGCAGTATCTACTGTAGATGAGTTTGCTAATGGTGGTTTTCAAGAGGTGATAGATGATAGTGCCGCTGATGTTAAAAAAGTAAAAACTCTCGTATTCTGTACGGGTAAATTTTATTATGATTTATTAGCAGCTCGTGAAGAAAATGCTAGAGAAGATGTCGCTTTAGTTCGTGTAGAGCAATTATTTCCATTACCAGCTAGTAAAATGAAGGCGTTAATGAAGAAATATACGAAGGCAGATGATGTTGTTTGGGCACAAGAAGAGCCTAGGAATATGGGAGCTTGGAGTTTTATTATGATGCACTTTAGTGAGGCTAGTAAAGTAAGAGTAGCTTCAAGGCGTTTTTATGCGTCACCAGCAGCGGGTAGTGCAGTGCGCTCTAAACGTCGTCATCAAGAAGTGATAGATTATGTTTTTGATAAGACAAAAGATAACATGATTCGTAAGTAA
- the odhB gene encoding 2-oxoglutarate dehydrogenase complex dihydrolipoyllysine-residue succinyltransferase, with protein sequence MILEMKVPSPGESITEVEIAAWLVQDGDYVEKDQAIAEVDSDKATLELPAEESGIITLKAEEGDAVAVGEVVCLIDTSAEKPSGASKAAAPKEEVKETPKEEKKAPQPVQAKETYVSGVASPAAKKILAEKGMEAGAVKGTGKDGRITKEDAVQAVPSMGTPTGGKRGESRSKLSMLRRKVAERLVSVKNETAMLTTFNEVDMSPIFELRNQHKESFKSKHGVGLGFMSFFTLAVVRALELYPTVNSMIDGKEMITYDFCDISIAVSGPKGLMVPVIRNAENLTFRGVEAEVKRLAIRAREGEITVNEMTGGTFTITNGGVFGSMLSTPIINPPQSAILGMHNIVERPIVRNGEIVAAPIMYLALSYDHRIIDGKESVGFLVAIKEALENPVELLMDGNVMKALEL encoded by the coding sequence ATGATTTTAGAAATGAAAGTTCCTTCACCAGGGGAATCTATAACAGAAGTTGAAATTGCTGCTTGGTTAGTTCAAGACGGAGATTATGTAGAAAAAGATCAAGCAATTGCAGAAGTAGATTCTGATAAAGCAACCTTAGAATTACCTGCTGAAGAAAGTGGTATTATCACTTTGAAAGCAGAAGAGGGTGATGCTGTTGCAGTAGGTGAAGTGGTTTGTTTAATTGATACGAGTGCAGAAAAACCTTCTGGCGCATCAAAAGCTGCTGCTCCAAAAGAGGAAGTGAAAGAAACTCCTAAAGAGGAAAAGAAAGCACCACAGCCTGTACAAGCAAAAGAAACGTATGTATCTGGAGTAGCATCTCCTGCGGCAAAGAAAATATTAGCAGAAAAAGGAATGGAAGCTGGTGCGGTAAAAGGTACTGGTAAAGATGGTAGAATTACTAAAGAAGATGCAGTTCAAGCAGTACCTTCTATGGGAACACCTACTGGAGGAAAAAGAGGAGAAAGCAGGTCTAAATTGTCAATGTTACGTAGAAAAGTAGCAGAGCGTTTAGTGTCTGTTAAGAATGAAACGGCTATGTTAACTACTTTTAATGAAGTAGATATGTCTCCTATTTTTGAATTGAGAAATCAACATAAAGAATCATTCAAAAGTAAACATGGTGTAGGGCTTGGCTTTATGTCTTTCTTTACGCTTGCAGTGGTTAGGGCTTTAGAGCTTTATCCAACAGTGAACTCTATGATTGATGGAAAAGAAATGATTACCTATGATTTCTGTGATATTAGTATAGCGGTTTCAGGTCCAAAAGGATTAATGGTTCCTGTAATTAGAAATGCAGAAAACTTAACCTTTAGAGGGGTAGAAGCAGAGGTTAAAAGATTAGCGATTCGTGCTAGAGAAGGAGAAATCACAGTTAATGAAATGACAGGTGGTACCTTTACTATTACAAATGGTGGTGTCTTTGGTTCAATGTTATCTACACCAATTATAAATCCTCCGCAAAGTGCTATTTTAGGAATGCACAATATTGTTGAGCGTCCTATTGTTCGTAATGGAGAAATAGTAGCTGCACCAATAATGTATCTTGCATTATCATATGATCACAGAATAATTGATGGTAAAGAATCTGTAGGTTTCTTAGTCGCAATTAAAGAAGCATTAGAAAATCCAGTAGAATTATTAATGGATGGCAATGTAATGAAAGCATTAGAATTGTAA
- a CDS encoding cytochrome-c peroxidase gives MFSNTTIKKTYFLILLTLFISCSTKSEYTTLAEDLTNAELQSTLIKLSGNLNYYILPNSTDYSKIPSDPKNPITEEKVLLGQLLFHETGIGLEGKTETNKETYSCASCHHSAAGFQSGIQQGIGDGGMGFGIAGESRIIDPLYTEDMIDVQPIKSPTVLNSAYQKLMLWNGQFGATSKNIGTEANWTEGTPKAVNQMGFEGVETQAIAGLSVHRMALDKAFCDANEYSSLFDKAFPDVAITERYSLVYAGLAIAAYERTILSNDTNFQNWLKGDLDAMTPTEKKGALLFFGKAKCYQCHNGPALNSDEFYALGMKDLEGPNVHGIIDDVTKKGRGGFTNKTSDNYKFKVPQLYNLTDVQFFGHGGSFTSIKEVIAYKNIATHENTEVSTSELSGKFSPLHLSEEEVDLIAAFIETSLSDKNLNRYTPGALPTGLCFPNADPSSRADMHCN, from the coding sequence ATGTTTTCAAATACCACTATAAAGAAAACCTACTTCCTTATATTACTTACCTTATTTATTAGCTGTTCTACAAAAAGCGAATACACAACATTAGCAGAAGACTTAACAAATGCTGAATTACAAAGTACATTAATAAAGCTTTCCGGAAATTTAAACTACTACATACTTCCTAATAGTACAGATTATAGCAAAATTCCGTCAGACCCTAAAAATCCAATTACAGAGGAGAAAGTATTATTAGGCCAATTATTATTTCATGAAACCGGAATTGGCTTAGAAGGAAAAACAGAAACGAATAAAGAAACTTATTCTTGCGCTAGCTGCCACCATAGTGCTGCAGGCTTCCAAAGTGGAATACAACAAGGTATAGGAGATGGAGGAATGGGATTTGGAATTGCTGGTGAATCTAGAATCATAGATCCTTTATATACAGAAGACATGATTGATGTACAACCTATAAAATCTCCAACGGTATTAAACTCAGCCTATCAAAAATTAATGTTGTGGAATGGACAATTTGGCGCAACTAGCAAAAACATAGGAACCGAAGCTAATTGGACCGAAGGAACACCAAAAGCCGTAAACCAAATGGGCTTTGAAGGCGTAGAAACCCAAGCGATAGCCGGATTATCTGTTCATAGAATGGCCTTAGATAAAGCTTTTTGCGACGCTAATGAGTATAGTAGTCTTTTTGATAAAGCCTTTCCAGATGTTGCTATTACAGAAAGATACTCCCTTGTATATGCGGGTTTAGCAATTGCCGCCTACGAAAGAACAATCTTATCTAACGATACAAATTTTCAAAACTGGCTTAAAGGCGACCTTGATGCTATGACTCCAACAGAAAAAAAAGGAGCTCTTTTATTTTTTGGAAAAGCAAAGTGTTACCAATGCCACAATGGACCCGCACTAAACTCTGATGAATTTTACGCCTTGGGTATGAAAGACCTAGAAGGCCCAAATGTACATGGTATTATTGATGACGTTACCAAAAAAGGCCGTGGAGGTTTCACTAACAAAACCTCTGATAATTATAAATTTAAAGTTCCCCAACTTTATAACTTAACAGATGTTCAGTTTTTTGGACACGGAGGAAGCTTCACTTCTATCAAAGAAGTTATAGCATACAAGAACATTGCTACACATGAAAATACAGAAGTTTCTACCTCCGAATTATCGGGTAAATTTTCCCCTTTACATTTAAGCGAAGAAGAAGTAGACCTTATTGCAGCATTCATTGAAACCAGTTTATCCGATAAAAATTTAAATAGATACACCCCTGGCGCGTTGCCTACAGGATTATGCTTCCCTAATGCAGACCCAAGCTCTAGAGCAGATATGCATTGTAATTAA
- a CDS encoding retropepsin-like aspartic protease family protein, protein MKSLKEFLKQKKYLKIPLVLTSTNHFEIKAKINSIEGSFILDTGASNTCVGFDQIESFNLTSKESNIKAAGAGATNMETLISTKNTIEIGKWTSKKLKIVLFDLTHVNEALTNHNAKSVDGIIGADLLKKGKAIIDYDKKVLYLRQK, encoded by the coding sequence GTGAAGAGTCTCAAAGAATTTTTAAAACAAAAAAAATACCTTAAAATACCACTAGTTTTAACTAGTACCAATCATTTTGAAATTAAAGCAAAAATAAATAGCATAGAAGGAAGTTTCATATTAGACACTGGAGCTTCTAATACCTGTGTAGGTTTTGATCAAATTGAATCCTTCAATTTAACATCAAAAGAATCCAATATAAAAGCTGCTGGAGCTGGCGCCACAAACATGGAAACCTTAATTTCTACAAAAAACACTATTGAAATAGGGAAATGGACATCCAAAAAATTAAAAATTGTTCTCTTTGATTTAACACATGTAAATGAAGCACTTACCAATCATAATGCAAAATCAGTAGACGGAATTATAGGTGCAGATCTATTGAAAAAGGGAAAAGCGATCATAGATTATGATAAAAAGGTACTTTACCTAAGGCAAAAATGA
- a CDS encoding TatD family hydrolase: MIFTDTHTHLYSEAFDDDRIEIVKKAIDAGVQRFFLPAIDSTFTESMIALEEEFPEHMFLMTGLHPTHVKDNYLDEIAHVEEMLSKHKYYAIGEIGIDLYWDKSFVKQQQEAFRMQIKIAKREKLPIVIHCRDAFDEVFEILEEEKADELFGIFHCFTGSKEQALRAIGYNLKLGIGGVATFKNGKIDQFLNEIAIEHIVLETDAPYLAPVPFRGKRNESAYLVNVATKLATIYNRSLAEIAEITTTNSKAVFGI; the protein is encoded by the coding sequence ATGATATTTACAGATACACATACCCATTTATACAGTGAGGCATTTGATGATGACAGAATAGAAATTGTTAAAAAAGCGATTGATGCTGGTGTTCAGCGTTTCTTTTTGCCTGCTATAGATTCCACTTTTACTGAATCAATGATAGCCTTAGAGGAAGAATTTCCAGAACATATGTTTTTAATGACGGGTTTGCACCCTACTCATGTAAAAGATAATTATTTAGATGAAATAGCCCATGTAGAAGAGATGCTTAGTAAGCATAAATATTATGCTATTGGTGAAATTGGGATCGACTTATATTGGGATAAATCATTTGTAAAACAACAACAAGAGGCATTTAGAATGCAAATTAAGATTGCCAAAAGAGAGAAATTACCCATAGTTATTCATTGTCGCGATGCATTTGATGAAGTTTTTGAAATCTTAGAAGAAGAGAAGGCGGATGAATTATTTGGAATTTTTCATTGTTTCACTGGTTCAAAAGAGCAAGCGCTCAGGGCTATTGGGTACAATTTGAAATTAGGCATTGGTGGGGTGGCTACTTTTAAGAATGGTAAGATTGATCAATTTTTAAATGAAATAGCTATAGAGCATATAGTTCTTGAGACCGATGCGCCTTATTTGGCGCCAGTGCCATTTAGAGGAAAAAGAAATGAAAGTGCTTACCTTGTTAATGTGGCCACTAAATTAGCGACTATATATAATAGGTCTCTAGCAGAGATAGCAGAAATTACTACAACTAATTCTAAAGCAGTATTTGGAATATAA
- a CDS encoding asparaginase: MMTNKTKILLIYTGGTIGMIKDYKTGALKAFDFGKLQKNIPELAQLDCEISSHSFDSPIDSSNIHTSHWVCISETIEDNYDAYDGFVVLHGSDTMSYSASALSYMLENLTKPVIFTGSQLPIGDLRTDAKENLITSVQIAALQAKGVAVIQEVGLYFEYKLYRGNRTTKFSAEHFQAFGSLNYPPLAESGVHLKVFNEYLLKPKRKKKLIVHKILDNNVAILKLFPGFNEQLLQSVLQTPNLKAVIIETYGSGNAPTDLWLVENLKKAIKKGIHIINVTQCSGGSVIMGQYETSEHLQKLQVINGKDITTEAAITKLMYLLGCKISNKLFKTVFETSLRGEMA; encoded by the coding sequence ATAATGACCAATAAAACTAAAATATTATTAATCTATACCGGCGGTACTATTGGTATGATTAAAGACTATAAAACTGGGGCATTAAAGGCTTTTGACTTTGGTAAATTGCAAAAGAATATACCTGAATTGGCACAATTAGATTGTGAGATTTCTAGTCATTCTTTTGATTCTCCCATAGATTCCTCAAATATTCATACCAGTCATTGGGTGTGTATATCAGAAACTATTGAGGATAATTATGATGCTTATGATGGTTTTGTTGTGCTTCATGGGAGTGACACAATGAGCTATTCTGCTTCTGCATTGAGTTATATGTTAGAAAATTTAACGAAACCAGTTATTTTTACAGGTTCCCAACTGCCAATAGGAGATTTAAGAACAGATGCTAAAGAGAATCTAATTACTTCGGTTCAAATTGCTGCTTTGCAAGCAAAAGGGGTAGCGGTAATCCAAGAGGTAGGTTTGTATTTTGAGTATAAATTGTATCGAGGAAATAGAACAACCAAGTTTAGCGCAGAACATTTTCAGGCATTTGGTTCGTTAAATTACCCTCCGTTAGCAGAATCTGGAGTACATTTAAAGGTGTTTAATGAATATTTGTTGAAGCCAAAAAGGAAAAAAAAGTTAATAGTTCATAAAATTTTAGATAATAATGTGGCTATTTTAAAATTATTTCCAGGTTTTAATGAACAATTATTGCAATCTGTTTTGCAAACACCAAATTTAAAAGCAGTAATAATTGAAACTTATGGCTCAGGAAATGCCCCAACAGATTTATGGCTGGTAGAAAATTTAAAAAAAGCTATAAAAAAAGGGATACATATTATTAACGTTACACAGTGCTCTGGAGGCAGTGTAATTATGGGGCAATATGAAACAAGTGAGCATTTACAGAAGCTGCAAGTTATTAATGGTAAGGATATTACAACAGAAGCGGCTATTACTAAATTAATGTATTTGTTGGGTTGTAAAATCTCAAATAAACTGTTTAAAACTGTTTTTGAAACTTCTCTTCGCGGAGAGATGGCTTAA
- a CDS encoding MotA/TolQ/ExbB proton channel family protein: protein MKRLFSILAVAGLFVCNTNTVNAQVNANAITSNLSATIATAATMIQDAAAAESERGFVQVLKEKFIEGGAGFMGIVLLCLILGLAVAIERIIYLNLATTNTTKLKQRVEDALASGGIEAAKEVCRNTKGPVASIYYQGLDRAGESIESAEKAVVAYGGVQMGQLEKNVSWLSLFIAIAPMLGFMGTVIGMIAAFEKIAAVGNLSASLIAGDIQVALLTTVFGLIVAIILQIFYNYIIAKIDSIVNDMEDSSISLIDMLVDHKK, encoded by the coding sequence ATGAAAAGATTATTCTCTATCCTAGCAGTAGCTGGGTTATTTGTATGTAACACAAATACTGTTAACGCTCAAGTAAATGCAAATGCAATTACTTCTAACCTGTCTGCAACTATTGCAACAGCAGCAACTATGATTCAAGATGCAGCTGCAGCAGAGTCAGAAAGAGGTTTTGTTCAAGTATTAAAAGAAAAATTTATTGAAGGTGGAGCTGGCTTCATGGGTATCGTACTATTATGTTTGATACTTGGTTTAGCAGTTGCTATTGAAAGAATTATTTATTTAAACTTGGCAACAACAAACACTACAAAATTAAAGCAAAGAGTTGAAGATGCACTAGCTTCTGGTGGTATCGAGGCTGCTAAAGAAGTTTGTAGAAATACTAAAGGACCTGTTGCGTCTATCTACTACCAAGGTTTAGATAGAGCTGGCGAAAGTATCGAATCTGCTGAAAAAGCGGTTGTTGCTTACGGTGGTGTTCAAATGGGACAACTTGAGAAGAATGTTTCTTGGTTATCTTTATTTATCGCTATTGCTCCAATGCTTGGTTTCATGGGTACTGTAATTGGTATGATTGCTGCCTTCGAGAAAATTGCAGCAGTTGGTAACTTAAGTGCTTCTCTTATTGCAGGTGATATTCAAGTAGCGTTATTGACAACGGTATTTGGTCTTATTGTGGCTATTATTCTTCAAATTTTTTATAATTACATTATCGCTAAGATCGATAGTATTGTAAATGATATGGAAGATTCGTCAATCTCTTTGATTGATATGTTGGTAGATCACAAAAAATAA